A stretch of the Argopecten irradians isolate NY unplaced genomic scaffold, Ai_NY scaffold_0390, whole genome shotgun sequence genome encodes the following:
- the LOC138312613 gene encoding cytochrome P450 4B1-like — translation MARDENGNGLTREEIRNEVDTFLFEGHDTTASAISWILYSLATHPEHQTKVQAEIDSVLEGRVSDHLKWEDMPKLQYLTMCIKEGMRLHSPVPFIQRESTREFTIDGKTFPPGTFLSCAIYSVHQNPAVWNNPQEFIPERFSKENATKMDSFAFIPFAAGPRNCIGQTFAMNEEKVTIARILHKYTFELDPSVEVKKQPAAVMRSKNGIYLNAKARC, via the exons ATGGCTCGGGATGAGAACGGGAACGGACTGACCAGGGAGGAAATCCGGAATGAGGTTGACACGTTCCTGTTTGAAG GACACGACACAACGGCCAGCGCCATCTCGTGGATACTGTACTCCCTAGCAACACACCCAGAGCACCAGACCAAAGTCCAGGCGGAAATTGACAGTGTCCTGGAAGGTCGTGTGTCGGACCATCTTAAGTG GGAGGACATGCCAAAGCTACAATATCTAACCATGTGTATCAAAGAAGGTATGCGGCTCCACAGTCCCGTCCCCTTCATACAGAGAGAAAGTACCCGCGAGTTCACTATTGACGGGAAAACCTTTCCACCCGGGACTTTTCTTTCCTGTGCTATCTACTCTGTCCACCAGAACCCCGCGGTATGGAACAACCCCCAGGAATTCATACCCGAGAGGTTCTCCAAAGAAAACGCCACAAAGATGGACTCGTTTGCCTTTATTCCCTTTGCTGCTGGCCCAAG GAACTGTATTGGACAGACGTTTGCAATGAATGAGGAGAAAGTCACTATCGCAAGGATACTGCACAA GTACACGTTTGAACTTGACCCGTCCGTTGAAGTGAAGAAACAACCTGCCGCTGTGATGAGGAGTAAGAATGGTATATACCTTAACGCCAAAGCTCGCTGCTGA
- the LOC138312612 gene encoding uncharacterized protein, giving the protein MLSAFVDTHQTDWDEHLPYVMMAYRSTEHETTGSSPNAMMLGRETSTPLDIQYEMPRNIRAIPQNQWAWQLKEKMETAHELVRKHSKAGTTHKLASRWRGPFRVLARLTDVTYRVSCGYKGKPKVIHADRMRLKHPQVLRGESKAEAFERKDVQVQVDESCFESSLPESDEQENVSESEKKLICVENECESDRAIPRRTRHKPKWHSDYTSRY; this is encoded by the exons ATGCTGAGTGCGTTTGTGGATACCCATCAAACGGATTGGGACGAACACCTGCCATATGTGATGATGGCCTATCGCTCCACAGAGCATGAGACAACAGGAAGCTCTCCGAACGCCATGATGCTAGGAAGGGAAACGAGTACTCCATTAGACATACAGTATGAAATGCCTAGGAACATCAGAGCGATTCCCCAGAATCAGTGGGCTTGGCAATTGAAAGAGAAAATGGAAACTGCACATGAGTTAGTAAGGAAACACTCAAAAG CTGGCACCACGCACAAGTTAGCAAGTCGTTGGCGAGGACCATTCAGGGTACTTGCTAGATTGACAGATGTGACTTACAGAGTCTCATGTGGGTACAAGGGGAAACCTAAAGTAATCCATGCTGATAGAATGAGATTGAAACATCCTCAGGTATTGCGTGGTGAGAGCAAAGCAGAAGCTTTTGAGCGCAAGGATGTGCAAGTTCAAGTTGATGAGTCATGTTTTGAATCTAGTTTGCCTGAGAGTGATGAGCAAGAAAATGTCAGTGAATCAGAAAAGAAACTCATATGTGTTGAGAATGAGTGTGAATCTGACAGGGCAATCCCAAGGCGAACGCGACATAAACCGAAGTGGCATTCTGATTATACTTCGcgttattaa